In a genomic window of Arvicanthis niloticus isolate mArvNil1 chromosome 8, mArvNil1.pat.X, whole genome shotgun sequence:
- the LOC117714308 gene encoding histone H2B type 1-C/E/F/G/I isoform X3, which produces MYNINWIILGSCSQFPVSDMPEPAKSAPAPKKGSKKAVTKAQKKDGKKRKRSRKESYSVYVYKVLKQVHPDTGISSKAMGIMNSFVNDIFERIAGEASRLAHYNKRSTITSREIQTAVRLLLPGELAKHAVSEGTKAVTKYTSSKFSRS; this is translated from the exons TTTCCTGTATCCGACATGCCCGAGCCTGCGAAGTCCGCTCCCGCCCCGAAGAAGGGCTCCAAAAAGGCCGTGACCAAGGCCCAGAAGAAGGACGGCAAGAAGCGCAAGCGCAGCCGCAAGGAGAGCTACTCGGTTTACGTGTACAAGGTGCTGAAGCAAGTGCACCCGGACACCGGCATCTCATCCAAGGCCATGGGCATCATGAACTCGTTCGTGAACGACATCTTCGAGCGGATCGCGGGCGAAGCGTCGCGCCTGGCGCACTACAACAAGCGCTCGACCATCACGTCCCGGGAGATCCAGACGGCCGTGCGCCTGCTGCTGCCCGGGGAGCTGGCCAAGCACGCCGTGTCCGAGGGCACCAAGGCCGTCACCAAGTACACCAGCTCCAA gTTCTCACGGTCTTAG
- the LOC117714299 gene encoding histone H3, whose translation MARTKQTARKSTGGKAPRKQLATKAARKSAPATGGVKKPHRYRPGTVALREIRRYQKSTELLIRKLPFQRLVREIAQDFKTDLRFQSSAVMALQEASEAYLVGLFEDTNLCAIHAKRVTIMPKDIQLARRIRGERA comes from the coding sequence ATGGCTCGCACTAAGCAGACCGCTCGCAAGTCCACCGGCGGCAAGGCCCCGCGCAAGCAGCTGGCCACCAAGGCCGCCCGCAAGAGCGCCCCGGCCACCGGCGGCGTGAAGAAGCCCCACCGCTACCGGCCCGGCACCGTGGCGCTGCGCGAGATCCGGCGCTACCAGAAGTCGACCGAGCTGCTGATCCGCAAGCTGCCGTTCCAGCGCCTGGTGCGCGAGATCGCGCAGGACTTCAAGACCGACCTGCGCTTCCAGAGCTCTGCGGTCATGGCCTTGCAGGAGGCCAGCGAGGCTTACCTTGTGGGTCTGTTTGAGGACACCAACCTGTGCGCCATCCACGCCAAGCGCGTCACCATCATGCCCAAGGACATCCAGCTTGCCCGCCGCATCCGCGGGGAGAGGGCATGA
- the LOC117714308 gene encoding histone H2B type 1-C/E/F/G/I isoform X1: MWVALKRAFGFNFSFTTLYALSPRMRRASWMSLGMMVTRLAWMAHSLLGQQHGLDVGQDAALRDGDAAQQLVELLVVADGQLQVARDDARLLVVAGRVARQLQDLGCQFPVSDMPEPAKSAPAPKKGSKKAVTKAQKKDGKKRKRSRKESYSVYVYKVLKQVHPDTGISSKAMGIMNSFVNDIFERIAGEASRLAHYNKRSTITSREIQTAVRLLLPGELAKHAVSEGTKAVTKYTSSKFSRS; encoded by the exons ATGTGGGTGGCTCTGAAAAGAGCCTTTGGGTTCAACTTTTCATTCACTACCCTTTATGCCCTCTCCCCACGAATGCGGCGAGCCAGCTGGATGTCCTTGGGCATGATGGTGACGCGCTTGGCGTGGATGGCGCACAG TCTTCTTGGGCAGCAGCACGGCCTGGATGTTGGGCAGGACGCCGCCCTGCGCGATGGTGACGCGGCCCAGCAGCTTGTTGAGCTCCTCGTCGTTGCGGATGGCCAGCTGCAGGTGGCGCGGGATGATGCGCGTCTTCTTGTTGTCGCGGGCCGCGTTGCCCGCCAGCTCCAGGATCTCGGCTGTCAG TTTCCTGTATCCGACATGCCCGAGCCTGCGAAGTCCGCTCCCGCCCCGAAGAAGGGCTCCAAAAAGGCCGTGACCAAGGCCCAGAAGAAGGACGGCAAGAAGCGCAAGCGCAGCCGCAAGGAGAGCTACTCGGTTTACGTGTACAAGGTGCTGAAGCAAGTGCACCCGGACACCGGCATCTCATCCAAGGCCATGGGCATCATGAACTCGTTCGTGAACGACATCTTCGAGCGGATCGCGGGCGAAGCGTCGCGCCTGGCGCACTACAACAAGCGCTCGACCATCACGTCCCGGGAGATCCAGACGGCCGTGCGCCTGCTGCTGCCCGGGGAGCTGGCCAAGCACGCCGTGTCCGAGGGCACCAAGGCCGTCACCAAGTACACCAGCTCCAA gTTCTCACGGTCTTAG
- the LOC117714308 gene encoding histone H2B type 1-C/E/F/G/I isoform X2, with amino-acid sequence MECIILIGLYWEAALSWMSLGMMVTRLAWMAHSLLGQQHGLDVGQDAALRDGDAAQQLVELLVVADGQLQVARDDARLLVVAGRVARQLQDLGCQFPVSDMPEPAKSAPAPKKGSKKAVTKAQKKDGKKRKRSRKESYSVYVYKVLKQVHPDTGISSKAMGIMNSFVNDIFERIAGEASRLAHYNKRSTITSREIQTAVRLLLPGELAKHAVSEGTKAVTKYTSSKFSRS; translated from the exons CTGGATGTCCTTGGGCATGATGGTGACGCGCTTGGCGTGGATGGCGCACAG TCTTCTTGGGCAGCAGCACGGCCTGGATGTTGGGCAGGACGCCGCCCTGCGCGATGGTGACGCGGCCCAGCAGCTTGTTGAGCTCCTCGTCGTTGCGGATGGCCAGCTGCAGGTGGCGCGGGATGATGCGCGTCTTCTTGTTGTCGCGGGCCGCGTTGCCCGCCAGCTCCAGGATCTCGGCTGTCAG TTTCCTGTATCCGACATGCCCGAGCCTGCGAAGTCCGCTCCCGCCCCGAAGAAGGGCTCCAAAAAGGCCGTGACCAAGGCCCAGAAGAAGGACGGCAAGAAGCGCAAGCGCAGCCGCAAGGAGAGCTACTCGGTTTACGTGTACAAGGTGCTGAAGCAAGTGCACCCGGACACCGGCATCTCATCCAAGGCCATGGGCATCATGAACTCGTTCGTGAACGACATCTTCGAGCGGATCGCGGGCGAAGCGTCGCGCCTGGCGCACTACAACAAGCGCTCGACCATCACGTCCCGGGAGATCCAGACGGCCGTGCGCCTGCTGCTGCCCGGGGAGCTGGCCAAGCACGCCGTGTCCGAGGGCACCAAGGCCGTCACCAAGTACACCAGCTCCAA gTTCTCACGGTCTTAG
- the LOC117714302 gene encoding histone H2A type 1-B-like: protein MSGRGKQGGKARAKAKTRSSRAGLQFPVGRVHRLLRKGNYSERVGAGAPVYLAAVLEYLTAEILELAGNAARDNKKTRIIPRHLQLAIRNDEELNKLLGRVTIAQGGVLPNIQAVLLPKKTESSHHKAKGK, encoded by the coding sequence ATGTCTGGACGCGGCAAACAGGGTGGCAAAGCTCGCGCCAAGGCCAAGACCCGCTCCTCCCGGGCCGGCCTGCAGTTCCCCGTGGGCCGCGTGCACCGGCTGCTCCGCAAGGGCAACTACTCGGAGCGGGTGGGCGCCGGCGCCCCGGTGTACCTGGCGGCCGTGCTGGAGTACCTGACAGCCGAGATCCTGGAGCTGGCGGGCAACGCGGCCCGCGACAACAAGAAGACGCGCATCATCCCGCGCCACCTGCAGCTGGCCATCCGCAACGACGAGGAGCTCAACAAGCTGCTGGGCCGCGTCACCATCGCGCAGGGCGGCGTCCTGCCCAACATCCAGGCCGTGCTGCTGCCCAAGAAGACCGAGAGCAGCCACCACAAGGCTAAGGGGAAGTAA
- the LOC117713367 gene encoding histone H4 → MSGRGKGGKGLGKGGAKRHRKVLRDNIQGITKPAIRRLARRGGVKRISGLIYEETRGVLKVFLENVIRDAVTYTEHAKRKTVTAMDVVYALKRQGRTLYGFGG, encoded by the coding sequence ATGTCTGGACGCGGGAAAGGCGGCAAGGGTCTTGGCAAAGGCGGCGCCAAGCGCCACCGCAAAGTCCTCCGGGACAACATCCAGGGCATCACCAAGCCCGCCATCCGCCGCCTGGCCCGGCGCGGAGGAGTGAAGCGCATCTCCGGCCTCATCTACGAGGAGACCCGCGGTGTGCTGAAGGTGTTCCTGGAGAACGTGATCCGCGACGCCGTCACCTACACGGAGCACGCCAAGCGCAAGACCGTCACCGCCATGGACGTGGTCTACGCGCTCAAGCGCCAGGGCCGCACCCTCTATGGCTTCGGCGGTTAA
- the LOC117714295 gene encoding histone H1.3, whose protein sequence is MSETAPAAPAAPAPVEKTPVKKKAKKTGAAAGKRKASGPPVSELITKAVGASKERSGVSLAALKKALAAAGYDVEKNNSRIKLGLKSLVSKGTLVQTKGTGASGSFKLNKKAASGEAKPKTKKAGAAKAKKPAGAAKKPKKATGAATPKKAAKKTPKKVKKPAAAAGAKKVSKSPKKVKAAKPKKAAKSPAKAKAPKAKAAKPKASKPKATKAKKAAPRKK, encoded by the coding sequence ATGTCTGAGACCGCTCcggctgctcctgctgctcctgcaccTGTGGAGAAGACACCTGTGAAGAAGAAGGCGAAGAAGACCGGCGCCGCTGCTGGGAAGCGCAAGGCGTCCGGGCCCCCGGTCTCCGAGCTGATCACCAAGGCTGTGGGCGCCTCCAAAGAGCGCAGCGGCGTGTCCCTGGCAGCGCTCAAGAAGGCGCTGGCGGCCGCGGGGTACGATGTGGAGAAGAACAACAGCCGCATCAAGCTCGGCCTCAAGAGCTTGGTGAGCAAGGGTACCCTGGTGCAAACCAAGGGCACCGGCGCCTCCGGCTCCTTCAAACTCAACAAGAAGGCGGCTTCCGGCGAGGCTAAGCCCAAGACCAAGAAGGCAGGCGCGGCCAAGGCAAAGAAGCCTGCGGGCGCAGCCAAGAAGCCCAAGAAGGCGACTGGTGCCGCCACACCCAAAAAGGCGGCCAAGAAGACCCCGAAGAAGGTGAAGAAACCAGCGGCGGCTGCCGGCGCCAAGAAAGTTTCCAAGAGCCCAAAGAAGGTGAAGGCTGCTAAGCCCAAGAAGGCAGCCAAGAGTCCAGCCAAGGCCAAGGCTCCCAAAGCTAAGGCTGCCAAGCCTAAGGCGTCTAAGCCAAAGGCCACCAAGGCAAAGAAGGCCGCCCCTCGCAAGAAGTAG
- the LOC117714308 gene encoding histone H2B type 1-C/E/F/G/I isoform X4 yields the protein MPEPAKSAPAPKKGSKKAVTKAQKKDGKKRKRSRKESYSVYVYKVLKQVHPDTGISSKAMGIMNSFVNDIFERIAGEASRLAHYNKRSTITSREIQTAVRLLLPGELAKHAVSEGTKAVTKYTSSKFSRS from the exons ATGCCCGAGCCTGCGAAGTCCGCTCCCGCCCCGAAGAAGGGCTCCAAAAAGGCCGTGACCAAGGCCCAGAAGAAGGACGGCAAGAAGCGCAAGCGCAGCCGCAAGGAGAGCTACTCGGTTTACGTGTACAAGGTGCTGAAGCAAGTGCACCCGGACACCGGCATCTCATCCAAGGCCATGGGCATCATGAACTCGTTCGTGAACGACATCTTCGAGCGGATCGCGGGCGAAGCGTCGCGCCTGGCGCACTACAACAAGCGCTCGACCATCACGTCCCGGGAGATCCAGACGGCCGTGCGCCTGCTGCTGCCCGGGGAGCTGGCCAAGCACGCCGTGTCCGAGGGCACCAAGGCCGTCACCAAGTACACCAGCTCCAA gTTCTCACGGTCTTAG